One Pelobates fuscus isolate aPelFus1 chromosome 8, aPelFus1.pri, whole genome shotgun sequence genomic window carries:
- the COL6A2 gene encoding collagen alpha-2(VI) chain isoform X2, whose product MTRLPVLCLLLCSVFHSLLAQDDVDLAQSCADKINCPINVYFIIDTSESIILQTAPIQSLLDHMKRFIPKFLEKLENAAYLDQVMLSWQYGGLHYSDEVKSYSKMTTNKNQYIEDLRKVQYIGRGTFTDCAISNMTAEIQAQIQTQTEKTTNFAIVITDGHVTGNPCGGVKFQADRARDLGIKLFAVAASHDVYESGLREIANLPHELYRNSYTVTTAADQTVIDEKTIDKIIQVMKHEAYGECYKLSCLQITGPKGMPGPRGQKGAKGNAGDPGDLGAKGRQGDPGIEGPIGYPGSKGLSGFKGEKGDFGGDGRKGIAGSHGRNGTDGQKGKFGRIGTPGCKGDSGEKGPDGYPGNAGDRGEDGDAGIKGDPGRPGRSGPPGPFGEKGDKGPAGNSGAPGSPGTKGGKGGLGTEGPKGEPGRRGDPGNKGASGGNGSKGEKGDPGPEGPRGLGGEAGLKGGKGDRGPPGPRGDQGLQGPPGRNGSRGDPGDMGERGVSGQIGPKGDRGRPGISYPGPRGLSGDKGESGPPGPRGGRGDFGLKGGAGTKGVPGEPGDPGPEGEPGPRGQSGEPGSPGDIGPSGDPGLTDCDVMTYVRETCGCCDCEKRCGAVDIVFIIDSSESIGYTNFSLEKNFVINVVSRLGAIAKDPNSDTGARVGVVQYSHEGTFEAIQLNDPRIDSLSSFKEAVRRLEWIAGGTWTPSALQFAYNKLIKETRRDKAKVFAVVITDGRHDPRDPDERLQVLCGGDVDVNAIGIGDMFNKQEEDETLTSIACNQAQRVQKMKHFSELVADEFIDNMEERLCPDPQIVCPDLPCQTELAVAQCTQRPVDLVFILDASERIGKQNFQHSAAFVEEVGRQLSLARRNDDPANARVALLQYGGKDEQDVVFPLTFNLTEISEGLGRLNYYGSSSNIGDAVIFAINKVLKSDTRGARRYAEPSFVFITDGVTGRQGLEEAVGSMRKNNVVSTLVSVGPDLDHEVLTQLSMGERAAIFKEDDYSKLSKSAFMDRFIRWVC is encoded by the exons ATGACTCGACTACCTGTATTGTGTTTGCTGCTCTGCTCTGTGTTTCATTCTCTCTTGGCACAGGATGATGTTGATCTGGCTCAATCATGTGCAG ATAAGATCAACTGCCCAATCAATGTATACTTCATCATTGATACATCTGAGAGTATCATCCTCCAAACTGCACCAATCCAGAGTTTACTAGATCACATGAAACGCTTCATTCCTAAATTCCTTGAGAAGTTGGAGAATGCGGCATATCTAGACCAGGTTATGCTGTCTTGGCAGTATGGTGGCCTCCATTACTCAGATGAGGTGAAATCATACAGCAAAATGACCACCAATAAGAATCAGTACATAGAAGATCTCCGCAAAGTGCAGTACATTGGTCGCGGTACCTTTACAGATTGTGCCATCTCCAATATGACAGCTGAAATTCAGGCTCAAATCCAGACTCAAACCGAGAAAACCACCAATTTTGCCATAGTTATCACAGATGGTCATGTGACTGGAAACCCATGTGGTGGTGTGAAGTTCCAGGCAGATAGGGCTCGGGATCTTGGAATCAAGTTGTTCGCTGTTGCTGCAAGCCATGATGTTTATGAATCAGGGCTTCGAGAGATCGCAAACCTTCCTCATGAGTTGTACCGGAACTCATACACTGTGACCACTGCTGCAGATCAGACCGTAATAGATGAGAAAACCATTGATAAAATAATCCAGGTCATG AAACATGAAGCTTACGGAGAG tgcTACAAACTCAGCTGTTTGCAGATTACAGGACCCAAAGGTATGCCAGGGCCAAGAGGACAAAAG GGTGCAAAGGGAAATGCTGGTGACCCTGGAGATTTAGGAGCAAAAGGACGACAG GGGGACCCTGGAATTGAAGGACCAATTGGTTACCCTGGTTCAAAG GGACTGTCGGGGTTCAAAGGGGAAAAG GGAGATTTTGGTGGAGATGGACGTAAG GGAATTGCTGGGTCACATGGAAGAAATGGAACAGATGGACAGAAG GGAAAATTTGGTCGTATTGGTACCCCTGGCTGTAAAGGAGATTctggagaaaag GGTCCAGATGGTTATCCAGGAAATGCTGGAGATCGTGGAGAAGATGGAGATGCTGGTATAAAG GGTGATCCTGGACGTCCTGGTCGTTCTGGACCACCTGGGCCATTTGGAGAAAAAGGAGATAAG GGTCCTGCAGGGAACAGTGGAGCACCGGGATCTCCTGGAACGAAAGGCGGTAAAGGAGGCCTTGGTACAGAAGGACCAAAAGGAGAACCT GGACGCAGAGGGGACCCTGGAAATAAGGGAGCTTCAGGAGGAAATGGTTCCAAAGGAGAGAAG GGAGATCCTGGCCCAGAGGGTCCTCGAGGCCTTGGGGGAGAAGCTGGACTTAAAGGAGGAAAG GGTGATCGCGGACCACCAGGACCACGGGGAGACCAAGGACTTCAAGGTCCTCCTGGCAGGAAT GGGTCACGTGGAGATCCAGGTGACATGGGAGAGAGAGGAGTTTCTGGACAAATTGGACCCAAG GGAGACCGAGGAAGACCCGGTATCAGTTATCCAGGACCAAGAGGTCTATCG GGAGATAAAGGTGAAAGTGGTCCACCAGGACCAAGG GGTGGGAGAGGAGACTTTGGTTTGAAAGGAGGAGCTGGAACAAAGGGCGTACCAGGAGAGCCT GGAGACCCTGGCCCTGAAGGAGAACCAGGACCCCGAGGGCAATCTGGCGAACCTGGCTCTCCG GGTGACATTGGCCCCTCCGGTGATCCCGGACTAACA GACTGTGATGTCATGACTTACGTCAGAGAGACATGTGGTTGCTGTG ATTGTGAGAAACGTTGTGGGGCTGTGGACATCGTATTCATTATTGACAGCTCTGAGAGTATCGGATATACAAATTTCTCTCTGGAGAAAAACTTTGTCATCAATGTTGTAAGCAGGCTGGGAGCTATTGCTAAAGACCCGAACTCTGATACAG GTGCCCGAGTTGGTGTGGTCCAGTACAGTCATGAAGGCACATTTGAGGCAATCCAACTGAACGATCCCCGTATTGATTCCTTGTCCAGCTTCAAGGAAGCAGTCAGACGCCTGGAATGGATAGCTGGAGGTACCTGGACTCCTTCTGCTCTTCAGTTTGCCTACAACAAGTTAATCAAAGAGACCAGACGTGACAAGGCCAAAGTATTCGCTGTCGTAATTACTGATGGACGTCATGACCCCAGAGACCCAGATGAACGTCTCCAGGTTCTATGTGGTGGAGATGTCGATGTCAATGCCATTGGTATTGGAGATATGTTCAACAAACAGGAAGAAGATGAGACTCTGACTTCCATTGCCTGCAACCAGGCACAGCGTGTGCAGAAGATGAAACACTTCTCTGAGTTGGTGGCAGATGAATTCATAGATAATATGGAGGAGCGACTGTGCCCAG ATCCCCAGATTGTGTGTCCGGACCTGCCATGTCAGACAG AGCTTGCAGTTGCTCAGTGCACACAGCGTCCCGTGGACCTTGTCTTCATCTTGGATGCTTCAGAACGAATTGGCAAGCAAAACTTCCAGCACTCAGCAGCTTTCGTGGAAGAGGTGGGCCGCCAATTGTCACTTGCCCGCAGAAATGATGACCCAGCCAATGCTCGTGTGGCCCTGTTGCAGTATGGAGGAAAGGATGAGCAAGATGTAGTGTTTCCCCTGACCTTTAATCTGACAGAGATCTCAGAAGGGCTTGGACGTCTCAATTATTATGGCTCATCTTCCAACATTGGAGATGCCGTAATCTTCGCCATCAACAAGGTTCTAAAGAGTGACACTCGAGGTGCTCGACGGTATGCTGAGCCATCATTTGTCTTCATCACTGATGGAGTGACTGGACGTCAAGGATTAGAGGAAGCTGTTGGTTCCATGAGAAAGAATAATGTTGTTTCTACCTTGGTATCTGTGGGACCTGACCTAGACCATGAAGTTCTAACACAACTCAGCATGGGCGAGAGAGCAGCCATCTTTAAGGAAGATGACTACTCTAAGCTGAGCAAGAGTGCTTTTATGGACAGATTCATACGCTGGGTGTGCTAG
- the COL6A2 gene encoding collagen alpha-2(VI) chain isoform X1 — MTRLPVLCLLLCSVFHSLLAQDDVDLAQSCAAMSCATPSDENSLRSYQISLDKINCPINVYFIIDTSESIILQTAPIQSLLDHMKRFIPKFLEKLENAAYLDQVMLSWQYGGLHYSDEVKSYSKMTTNKNQYIEDLRKVQYIGRGTFTDCAISNMTAEIQAQIQTQTEKTTNFAIVITDGHVTGNPCGGVKFQADRARDLGIKLFAVAASHDVYESGLREIANLPHELYRNSYTVTTAADQTVIDEKTIDKIIQVMKHEAYGECYKLSCLQITGPKGMPGPRGQKGAKGNAGDPGDLGAKGRQGDPGIEGPIGYPGSKGLSGFKGEKGDFGGDGRKGIAGSHGRNGTDGQKGKFGRIGTPGCKGDSGEKGPDGYPGNAGDRGEDGDAGIKGDPGRPGRSGPPGPFGEKGDKGPAGNSGAPGSPGTKGGKGGLGTEGPKGEPGRRGDPGNKGASGGNGSKGEKGDPGPEGPRGLGGEAGLKGGKGDRGPPGPRGDQGLQGPPGRNGSRGDPGDMGERGVSGQIGPKGDRGRPGISYPGPRGLSGDKGESGPPGPRGGRGDFGLKGGAGTKGVPGEPGDPGPEGEPGPRGQSGEPGSPGDIGPSGDPGLTDCDVMTYVRETCGCCDCEKRCGAVDIVFIIDSSESIGYTNFSLEKNFVINVVSRLGAIAKDPNSDTGARVGVVQYSHEGTFEAIQLNDPRIDSLSSFKEAVRRLEWIAGGTWTPSALQFAYNKLIKETRRDKAKVFAVVITDGRHDPRDPDERLQVLCGGDVDVNAIGIGDMFNKQEEDETLTSIACNQAQRVQKMKHFSELVADEFIDNMEERLCPDPQIVCPDLPCQTELAVAQCTQRPVDLVFILDASERIGKQNFQHSAAFVEEVGRQLSLARRNDDPANARVALLQYGGKDEQDVVFPLTFNLTEISEGLGRLNYYGSSSNIGDAVIFAINKVLKSDTRGARRYAEPSFVFITDGVTGRQGLEEAVGSMRKNNVVSTLVSVGPDLDHEVLTQLSMGERAAIFKEDDYSKLSKSAFMDRFIRWVC, encoded by the exons ATGACTCGACTACCTGTATTGTGTTTGCTGCTCTGCTCTGTGTTTCATTCTCTCTTGGCACAGGATGATGTTGATCTGGCTCAATCATGTGCAG CGATGTCTTGCGCTACACCCTCTGATGAAAATTCATTAAGGTCATATCAAATCTCGTTGG ATAAGATCAACTGCCCAATCAATGTATACTTCATCATTGATACATCTGAGAGTATCATCCTCCAAACTGCACCAATCCAGAGTTTACTAGATCACATGAAACGCTTCATTCCTAAATTCCTTGAGAAGTTGGAGAATGCGGCATATCTAGACCAGGTTATGCTGTCTTGGCAGTATGGTGGCCTCCATTACTCAGATGAGGTGAAATCATACAGCAAAATGACCACCAATAAGAATCAGTACATAGAAGATCTCCGCAAAGTGCAGTACATTGGTCGCGGTACCTTTACAGATTGTGCCATCTCCAATATGACAGCTGAAATTCAGGCTCAAATCCAGACTCAAACCGAGAAAACCACCAATTTTGCCATAGTTATCACAGATGGTCATGTGACTGGAAACCCATGTGGTGGTGTGAAGTTCCAGGCAGATAGGGCTCGGGATCTTGGAATCAAGTTGTTCGCTGTTGCTGCAAGCCATGATGTTTATGAATCAGGGCTTCGAGAGATCGCAAACCTTCCTCATGAGTTGTACCGGAACTCATACACTGTGACCACTGCTGCAGATCAGACCGTAATAGATGAGAAAACCATTGATAAAATAATCCAGGTCATG AAACATGAAGCTTACGGAGAG tgcTACAAACTCAGCTGTTTGCAGATTACAGGACCCAAAGGTATGCCAGGGCCAAGAGGACAAAAG GGTGCAAAGGGAAATGCTGGTGACCCTGGAGATTTAGGAGCAAAAGGACGACAG GGGGACCCTGGAATTGAAGGACCAATTGGTTACCCTGGTTCAAAG GGACTGTCGGGGTTCAAAGGGGAAAAG GGAGATTTTGGTGGAGATGGACGTAAG GGAATTGCTGGGTCACATGGAAGAAATGGAACAGATGGACAGAAG GGAAAATTTGGTCGTATTGGTACCCCTGGCTGTAAAGGAGATTctggagaaaag GGTCCAGATGGTTATCCAGGAAATGCTGGAGATCGTGGAGAAGATGGAGATGCTGGTATAAAG GGTGATCCTGGACGTCCTGGTCGTTCTGGACCACCTGGGCCATTTGGAGAAAAAGGAGATAAG GGTCCTGCAGGGAACAGTGGAGCACCGGGATCTCCTGGAACGAAAGGCGGTAAAGGAGGCCTTGGTACAGAAGGACCAAAAGGAGAACCT GGACGCAGAGGGGACCCTGGAAATAAGGGAGCTTCAGGAGGAAATGGTTCCAAAGGAGAGAAG GGAGATCCTGGCCCAGAGGGTCCTCGAGGCCTTGGGGGAGAAGCTGGACTTAAAGGAGGAAAG GGTGATCGCGGACCACCAGGACCACGGGGAGACCAAGGACTTCAAGGTCCTCCTGGCAGGAAT GGGTCACGTGGAGATCCAGGTGACATGGGAGAGAGAGGAGTTTCTGGACAAATTGGACCCAAG GGAGACCGAGGAAGACCCGGTATCAGTTATCCAGGACCAAGAGGTCTATCG GGAGATAAAGGTGAAAGTGGTCCACCAGGACCAAGG GGTGGGAGAGGAGACTTTGGTTTGAAAGGAGGAGCTGGAACAAAGGGCGTACCAGGAGAGCCT GGAGACCCTGGCCCTGAAGGAGAACCAGGACCCCGAGGGCAATCTGGCGAACCTGGCTCTCCG GGTGACATTGGCCCCTCCGGTGATCCCGGACTAACA GACTGTGATGTCATGACTTACGTCAGAGAGACATGTGGTTGCTGTG ATTGTGAGAAACGTTGTGGGGCTGTGGACATCGTATTCATTATTGACAGCTCTGAGAGTATCGGATATACAAATTTCTCTCTGGAGAAAAACTTTGTCATCAATGTTGTAAGCAGGCTGGGAGCTATTGCTAAAGACCCGAACTCTGATACAG GTGCCCGAGTTGGTGTGGTCCAGTACAGTCATGAAGGCACATTTGAGGCAATCCAACTGAACGATCCCCGTATTGATTCCTTGTCCAGCTTCAAGGAAGCAGTCAGACGCCTGGAATGGATAGCTGGAGGTACCTGGACTCCTTCTGCTCTTCAGTTTGCCTACAACAAGTTAATCAAAGAGACCAGACGTGACAAGGCCAAAGTATTCGCTGTCGTAATTACTGATGGACGTCATGACCCCAGAGACCCAGATGAACGTCTCCAGGTTCTATGTGGTGGAGATGTCGATGTCAATGCCATTGGTATTGGAGATATGTTCAACAAACAGGAAGAAGATGAGACTCTGACTTCCATTGCCTGCAACCAGGCACAGCGTGTGCAGAAGATGAAACACTTCTCTGAGTTGGTGGCAGATGAATTCATAGATAATATGGAGGAGCGACTGTGCCCAG ATCCCCAGATTGTGTGTCCGGACCTGCCATGTCAGACAG AGCTTGCAGTTGCTCAGTGCACACAGCGTCCCGTGGACCTTGTCTTCATCTTGGATGCTTCAGAACGAATTGGCAAGCAAAACTTCCAGCACTCAGCAGCTTTCGTGGAAGAGGTGGGCCGCCAATTGTCACTTGCCCGCAGAAATGATGACCCAGCCAATGCTCGTGTGGCCCTGTTGCAGTATGGAGGAAAGGATGAGCAAGATGTAGTGTTTCCCCTGACCTTTAATCTGACAGAGATCTCAGAAGGGCTTGGACGTCTCAATTATTATGGCTCATCTTCCAACATTGGAGATGCCGTAATCTTCGCCATCAACAAGGTTCTAAAGAGTGACACTCGAGGTGCTCGACGGTATGCTGAGCCATCATTTGTCTTCATCACTGATGGAGTGACTGGACGTCAAGGATTAGAGGAAGCTGTTGGTTCCATGAGAAAGAATAATGTTGTTTCTACCTTGGTATCTGTGGGACCTGACCTAGACCATGAAGTTCTAACACAACTCAGCATGGGCGAGAGAGCAGCCATCTTTAAGGAAGATGACTACTCTAAGCTGAGCAAGAGTGCTTTTATGGACAGATTCATACGCTGGGTGTGCTAG